The Seriola aureovittata isolate HTS-2021-v1 ecotype China chromosome 12, ASM2101889v1, whole genome shotgun sequence genome window below encodes:
- the czib gene encoding CXXC motif containing zinc binding protein translates to MVKFGLQFKATLENVTNVRPLGDDFRWFLKLKCGNCGEIPDKWQYITLVESVPLKGGRGSASMVQKCKLCSRENSIDILGDTIKAYNADDSESFKTMVQFECRGLEPVDFQPQAGFAAEGAESGTPFPEINLQEKDWTDYDEKVRESVGIYEVTHQFIKC, encoded by the exons ATGGTG AAATTCGGGCTCCAGTTTAAAGCCACTCTGGAAAATGTCACCAACGTGAGACCGCTGGGCGACGACTTCCGCTGGTTTCTGAAG CTGAAGTGTGGGAACTGTGGCGAGATCCCAGATAAATGGCAGTATATAACCCTAGTG GAGAGTGTGCCGCTcaaaggaggaagaggcagTGCCAGCATGGTGCAGAAGTGTAAACTTTGTTCCAGGGAAAATTCAATTG ATATCCTGGGAGACACAATCAAGGCTTATAAT GCCGATGACAGCGAAAGCTTCAAAACAATGGTGCAGTTTGAGTGTCGAGGTCTGGAGCCCGTTGACTTCCAACCACAA GCTGGCTTTGCTGCAGAAGGAGCAGAGTCAGGGACGCCTTTTCCTGAAATCAACCtacaagaaaaa GACTGGACAGACTACGATGAGAAAGTCAGGGAGTCGGTGGGGATATATGAGGTCACACACCAGTTCATCAAGTGCTGA
- the uck2b gene encoding uridine-cytidine kinase 2-B, translated as MAGDSEVHPEDRGEKTNVIRQPFLIGVSGGTASGKSSVCEKIMELLGQNKIDHHQRQVAILSQDSFYKVLTPEQKAKAGKGQFNFDHPDAFDNELIMQTLRQILQGKTVQIPLYDFVTHSRKEEFVTVYPADVVLFEGILMFYSQEIRDLFQMKLFVDTDPDTRLSRRVLRDISERGRELEQVLAQYITFVKPAFEEFCLPTKKYADVIIPRGADNLVAINLIVQHIQDILNGGLSKHHNGCMNGHSTHRQRRTSESSSRPH; from the exons ATGGCCGGAGACAGTGAGGTTCATCCAGAGGACCGTGGCGAGAAAACCAACGTTATTCGCCAACCTTTTCTCATCGGGGTCTCCGGCGGCACTGCCAGTGGGAAG TCGTCAGTATGTGAGAAAATTATGGAGCTGCTGGGGCAGAACAAGATCGACCACCACCAGCGGCAGGTGGCCATTCTCAGCCAGGACAGCTTCTACAAGGTGCTGACTCCAGAGCAGAAAGCCAAGGCAGGAAAGGGCCAGTTCAACTTTGATCATCCAG ATGCCTTTGACAATGAGCTCATCATGCAAACACTCAGACAGATCCTGCAGGGGAAGACTGTTCAGATACCTCTCTATGACTTTGTCACTCATTCCAG GAAAGAGGAGTTTGTTACGGTGTATCCGGCTGATGTGGTCCTGTTTGAGGGTATCCTCATGTTCTACTCACAGGAAATCAGAGATCTGTTCCAGATGAAGCTGTTTGTTGACACAGATCCAGACACACGGCTCTCACGCCGAG tTTTAAGAGACATCAGTGAGCGTGGAAGAGAGCTCGAGCAAGTGCTGGCTCAGTACATTACCTTTGTGAAACCGGCTTTCGAGGAGTTCTGTTTACCA ACAAAGAAGTATGCAGATGTGATTATTCCACGAGGAGCAGATAACCTCG TGGCCATCAACTTGATAGTACAGCACATCCAAGACATTTTGAACGGCGGTCTTAGCAAGCATCACAATGGCTGCATGAACGGCCACAGTACTCACCGTCAGCGGCGGACCTCAGAGTCCAGCAGCCGACCTCATTGA
- the zte38 gene encoding zebrafish testis-expressed 38, whose translation MAAGKMCLRKNKEETTEWTGLFLSDLKTKQESLVFVKRMMAVAVSSITYLRGIFPEDAYRSRYLEDLCIKVLREDCNTRGASKVVKWMMGCFDAIEKQYLQIVFIGVYTNPDEPNCITESYQFKFRYTEKGPGMDILRNNNVEMQVTLEDTKRASVLLIRKLFLLMQNLDALPSNVYLTMKLYYYDDITPADYQPPGFKEGECDSLWFEGMAVHFRVGEVETAFHSLKVRVSAEQSRLEKLQEENHLRETKQVSQKNPPEIKAPRKKMHAEEDLPSEDESAQFKKPTRPVAKKHAAAKNLARKKRRRI comes from the exons ATGGCAGCAGGGAAGATGTGCCTCAGGAAGAACAAGGAGGAAACTACTGAG tggacAGGATTATTCCTGAGCGACCTAAAAACCAAACAAGAGTCCCTCGTCTTCGTCAAGAGGATGATGGCTGTGGCCGTCTCCTCCATCACCTATCTCAGGGGGATTTTCCCGGAGGATGCCTACAGATCCAGATATCTGGAAG ATTTGTGCATTAAAGTTTTACGTGAAGACTGCAACACGCGTGGTGCCAGCAAAGTTGTGAAATG GATGATGGGCTGCTTTGATGCGATAGAGAAGCAATAT CTCCAGATTGTGTTCATTGGG GTGTACACCAATCCAGATGAACCTAAC TGCATTACCGAGTCGTATCAGTTCAAATTCAGATACACTGAGAAGGGACCAGGGATGGATATACTCAG GAACAATAACGTGGAGATGCAGGTGACATTGGAGGACACCAAGAGAGCCTCAGTGCTGCTCATCAGGAAGCTCTTCCTGCTCATGCAGAACCTGGATGCCCTTCCCAGTAATGTCTACCTCACCATGAAGCTCTACTATTACGATGACA TCACCCCTGCTGACTACCAACCACCAGGCTTCAAGGAGGGTGAATGTGACAGTCTGTGGTTTGAAGGCATGGCTGTGCACTTCAGGGTGGGTGAGGTGGAGACGGCCTTTCACAGCTTGAAAGTTCGTGTGTCTGCAGAACAAAGCCGGCTCGAGAAACTTCAGGAAGAGAACCACCTGAGGGAGACCAAGCAGGTTTCTCAGAAAAATCCTCCAGAGATCAAG GCTCCTCGTAAGAAAATGCATGCTGAAGAGGATCTGCCCTCTGAAGATG AGTCTGCACAGTTCAAGAAACCCACCAGACCTGTGGCAAAG AAACATGCAGCTGCCAAAAATCTGGccaggaagaagagaagaagaatttaG
- the aldh9a1b gene encoding 4-trimethylaminobutyraldehyde dehydrogenase B: protein MLQRLAVSLRRPHAAPLAAAVRFVSSGSVDANVQLNFWAGKRRTSQEKCKKEIVYEPATGQVLCHLEPCGALDVDQAVKAAKSAFGHWSKMSGMERARIMIEAAHIIESRREEIAEMEVVNNGKSITEARLDVDSGRLCIEYYAGLASTLAGQHVQLPGGSFAYTRREPLGVCVGIGAWNYPFQIAAWKSAPALACGNSMVFKPSPVTPVTAVMLAEIYAKAGAPEGLFNVVQGSQHTGSLLCHHPDVAKVSFTGSVSTGKKIMEMASRGVKPVTLELGGKSPLLIFQDSDLENAVRGALMANFLSQGQVCSNGTRVFVQKDILPEFVEEVVKRTQAIEIGDPLLESTRMGALVSKPHLEKVLSFVDQAKKEGATVLCGGELFTPSDPKLKGGYYMTPCVLGDCTDDMTCVKEEIFGPVMSVLSFETEEEVLYRANNTTMGLAAGVFTRDVRRAHRVVENLKAGSCFINNYNITPVEVPFGGFKMSGIGRENGQVTIEHYSQLKTVFVEMGDVDSLF from the exons ATGCTCCAGAGGCTCGCTGTGTCCCTGCGGCGGCCCCATGCCGCTCCTCTCGCGGCCGCGGTAAGGTTCGTCTCCTCGGGCTCAGTGGACGCCAACGTCCAGCTAAACTTCTGGGCTGGGAAGAGAAGGACGAGCCAAGAGAAATGCAAGAAGGAAATTGTTTATGAACCTGCAACAG GTCAAGTCTTGTGCCATTTGGAGCCGTGTGGTGCTTTGGATGTCGATCAGGCTGTGAAGGCCGCAAAGTCGGCCTTTGGCCATTGGAGCAAGATGTCTGGGATGGAGAGGGCAAGGATCATGATAGAAGCTGCCCATATCATTGAG agcaggagagaggagatagcTGAAATGGAGGTGGTCAACAATGGGAAGTCGATCACAGAGGCCCGTCTGGATGTGGACTCTGGCAGACTGTGTATAGAGTACTATGCAGGACTGGCCAGCACTCTGGCAG GCCAGCATGTGCAGCTGCCTGGAGGATCCTTTGCCTACACCCGCAGGGAGCCTTTGGGAGTCTGTGTTGGAATTGGTGCTTGGAATTATCCTTTTCAGATTGCTGCCTGGAAATCAGCTCCAGCCCTGGCCTGTG GCAACTCCATGGTGTTCAAGCCGTCACCAGTGACACCTGTGACGGCAGTCATGCTGGCAGAGATCTATGCTAAGGCTGGAGCTCCAGAGGGGCTGTTCAACGTGGTGCAGGGCAGCCAGCACACCGGGAGCTTACTCTGCCACCACCCCGATGTGGCTAAGGTTTCCTTCACTGGGAGTGTGTCCACAGGAAAGAAG ATAATGGAGATGGCATCCAGAGGGGTGAAACCCGTGACTCTGGAGCTTGGGGGGAAATCTCCTCTGCTCATCTTCCAGGACAGTGATCTGGAGAACGCTGTGAGGGGAGCTCTCATGGCCAATTTCCTTTCTCAGGGACAG GTCTGCAGCAACGGCACAAGGGTCTTTGTTCAGAAGGATATTCTGCCTGAGTTcgtggaggaggtggtgaagAGGACCCAGGCGATAGAGATAGGGGACCCGCTGTTAGAGAGCACCCGAATGGGAGCACTGGTCAGCAAGCCACATCTAGAAAAAGTCCTGTCCTTTGTGGATCAGGCAAAGAAAGAG GGAGCCACAGTGTTGTGTGGAGGTGAACTTTTTACCCCATCAGACCCCAAACTCAAAGGTGGATACTACATGACTCCATGTGTGTTGG GTGACTGCACAGATGACATGACCTGTGTTAAGGAGGAGATCTTTGGTCCCGTCATGTCTGTTTTGTCCTTtgaaacagaagaggaagtgCTGTATAGAGCCAACAACACCACCATGGGTCTGGCTGCAGGAGTTTTCACCAG GGATGTGAGGCGAGCCCACCGCGTGGTTGAAAACCTCAAGGCTGGTTCCTGTTTCATTAACAACTACAACATCACTCCCGTCGAGGTGCCCTTCGGAGGCTTCAAAATGTCAG GCATAGGGCGGGAGAATGGCCAGGTGACCATCGAACACTACTCCCAGCTAAAGACGGTGTTTGTGGAGATGGGCGATGTGGACAGTCTCTTCTAG
- the prdx1 gene encoding peroxiredoxin-1, with product MAAGNARIGKLAPDFTAKAVMPDGQFKDLKLSDYRGKYVVFFFYPLDFTFVCPTEIIAFSDAAEEFRKIGCEIIAASVDSHFSHFAWTNTPRKQGGLGTMKIPLVSDTRRTISTDYGVLKEDEGIAYRGLFIIDNKGILRQITINDLPVGRSVEETLRLVQAFQFTDKHGEVCPAGWKPGSDTIKPDIQKSKDFFSKQ from the exons ATGGCAGCAGGTAACGCACGTATTGGAAAGCTGGCCCCAGACTTCACAGCCAAAGCAGTGATGCCAGATGGACAGTTCAAGGACCTGAAGCTGTCGGACTACAGAG GGAAAtatgttgtctttttcttctatCCACTGGACTTCACCTTTGTTTGTCCAACTGAGATCATCGCTTTCAGTGATGCTGCCGAAGAATTCAGGAAAATCGGCTGTGAGATCATCGCTGCCTCCGTTGACTCACACTTCTCCCATTTCGCATG GACCAACACGCCACGTAAGCAGGGCGGTCTGGGTACAATGAAGATTCCCCTGGTATCTGACACACGGCGCACCATCTCCACAGATTATGGCGTCCTCAAGGAAGATGAAGGCATTGCCTACAG AGGTCTGTTCATCATTGACAACAAGGGCATCCTCAGACAGATCACCATCAACGACCTCCCAGTTGGACGGTCTGTTGAGGAGACCTTGCGTTTGGTCCAAGCCTTTCAGTTCACCGACAAGCACGGAGAAG TCTGCCCAGCCGGCTGGAAACCAGGAAGTGACACCATCAAACCTGACATCCAGAAGAGCAAAGACTTCTTCTCCAAGCAGTAA